GAATTATTAATGCCGGCACTAACATTTGAGGTGTTAGTTGAGGATGTTGACGTAAAGAGAAGGGTAATTGAGTCATTGGTATATGATGTTGGGGATCAGGGCATTTTGACGAATACGTCGTCCTATTCGCCGTCTGAGATTCATTGTTGCGCCGTTGGTCTTCATTTCTTCAACCCTATATATCTTCTGAGATTTGCCGAGTTGTCATGCACGACATTCGAGCCAGTATTGTCAATAAGGTGCTTGGTGGAATCATTGTGCTCTGAGTTGAACGTTGAGATTGTACACGTTAGAGGTAATCGGGGATACATAGGGAACTATCTACTGTTTCAAGACGTTGCAAATGCATTCAAATTACTGGAAAAGTACCGATATGATACAAAGACAATAGACAAAGTTCTTAACCATATGGGGCGATCTATAAGCCTTTTCGATATAGTTGATCTGGTTGGAGTTGATGTGACAAGACAGATAATACGCAATCTAAGCAAAGAAGATCCATCCATCTTCTATCCACCGGTCCTTGACAGGGCCATTGCTCGCGGTGTTCTTGGAAAGAAGAATAGAACTTCAATAAGGGATTTTGTTGACGAAGAGAGAGTAGGTAAAGGAGGAATATGAATCTTATCGGGATAGGAGCGAATAATCCGGAGACCATCCGGATGATCAAAATGGTCAAGTTAAAAGACCCGACATTCGAATTCTTGGGATTCATAGATAATGACGAGGCGAAGAAGGGCAAGAATTACTTTGGATTC
Above is a window of bacterium DNA encoding:
- a CDS encoding 3-hydroxyacyl-CoA dehydrogenase NAD-binding domain-containing protein, which codes for MKTVNILGFGVMGRQVAALLQSIGYDVTVWSRHIDDDKSQLFCRDIKRIDKYFPNKAKGKGHICYVNNIELLMPALTFEVLVEDVDVKRRVIESLVYDVGDQGILTNTSSYSPSEIHCCAVGLHFFNPIYLLRFAELSCTTFEPVLSIRCLVESLCSELNVEIVHVRGNRGYIGNYLLFQDVANAFKLLEKYRYDTKTIDKVLNHMGRSISLFDIVDLVGVDVTRQIIRNLSKEDPSIFYPPVLDRAIARGVLGKKNRTSIRDFVDEERVGKGGI